The following nucleotide sequence is from Drosophila simulans strain w501 chromosome 3L, Prin_Dsim_3.1, whole genome shotgun sequence.
ACTTGTCTTCGAAATCATGTGCTCGACACACCCCAGACCACTCGAACAGCCCCGATTCCCCATGCCAATCACGAATATATGAGATGGATTCCCACATTCTCCAGCGACACGCCCTCTCTCTTTGGACGGACAAAAGCAGCCCCACTCGAGATGTATTTGTATATCGGGGACTGGATGCTGGATGGCAACCGTTTGCGAGCGATTAAGGAACCAGAAGTCGCACTTGACTTGCTCGTAGCCCCAAAGCCGGCCTGACATACAAAAGAGCCATTGAAGAGCAGCCTAGAAGATAGCAAAGCAGCCCGTGGAAGCGGCCAAGAGGAAGACGAATCACGATCATCAGCGGCAATTACCGCACTGTAACTACGCAGCAtccgcaacaacaaccacaatgTAAGCGCGCTGCGTGCAGAGTCaagcaaaaagtaaaagagaTTCACATAGATACACAAGAAGCGGGTCTCCAGTTGGAGCccgtgctcctcctcctcccctCCACCCCGGGAATCCGGACTCCACCCATCTGGAAGCTTGTTTGGCTGCTCGCTGCGACGCGTCTTTAGCAagtgatttcaatttaattgacaGTCCTTGAACTTGACTTAAACGCAACGCACAGCACAACACAGCACAGCaaccataataataaaaacaccaCAAGCATCCCCATCTCTTCACTTCACTCTCGATTCGCCATTCTTCCAAGTATCCAAAGTTCCTCCTCTTTGCGGggtctttcgattttagatttcattaaattgaaattaatggtttcgttttcgatGTTCAAGCACATATAGATATTTTATGATAATGCACTTAGGTAACTGAATGggtaatcaaaataatattaaaggTTTTACAGCTCAcacgatttaaaaaaaatctttaaaaagtatatacatatatttatgtaaaagtaaaaaaacaGGTTCATATAAGcctaattaaaaaactatGCAATTAatactcaaaaaaatatttgtttatttctattatatttattatacatcGATAGAAAGTTATTTCATCGGTGGGTTCTTAGGATATAAGAAATAAATCCATTTGTGAGCATCAATTTACTTGCCtaactcataaataaaacactaaTTTGTGTAGCCTAATTTTAGATATTCGGCAGATAAGCAAACTATTTTTAaccaaagttttaattatctAATCAAGtcattttatttgtatctatttataaaatctttaaacttttttgtaatttgaaaatattgaataatttGACTTGAATATTAATGAATTGTGATGAACTGGGTCGATTGCTTTCTTGAgaaatttcttaaatttaattctttaaatttaagagGGACTCTGGAGTTCGCTGTGGCCAACTGATATTTCCGCCCTTGTCGCTCTTCTCACTCATTGTAATCTGCATTTTCCTCCTTCCTTTGTTGACAAAGCtgaagagcaaaaaaaaataaaaaataaaaaccacacaaaaagTTGCCCATTTGCGATTTCAGCACACAGTATTTTACGGCTCTGCTCGTCgtcatattttttggcaaataaatctttttaaaacaacaagcGAAACACAGTCACATACATAAGAGCGGCggatatacaatatatacaattatatgtatatatacgagtataaaCGCATTTGTCTATATAAAATCGTATCATCGCcgcatatataatttattttgaaagcGTGCGTACGCCACGCATTTTTTGCCGcctatttttttctttttttttgtgcctaGACAAATGGATGTCCAAGGGGCAGACACAGCGATATATTCCATATAGACTTTCTTTCATTCAAtgaattttgatattttcgggcttaattgtttttctggCTGTGAGCTGAGAGGCGGCCGCCGAATTCTCGGGCAGATCTATAAAATTTTACACTTATGACTCGGCAACTTCTTGGATATCGACACGTGTCGCTGAAGTTTTGTATCTTTTCCACCGTGCTTCTTTGCCCATTTCGGTTTCTACTCCGCATTGTGTATACGCCCCGTGGGCGTCGGACTGAGCTTTGTGAGATAAATAGCCACAGGTGACAAAAGATGTAAATGCACAACTTGATATTCAATAGATAAGACGGCCGCAGTCCGCTGAAGTAAATGAAAGAAACACGGAGTCGCAGAAGCGCTACGTACCCATGCAAAAACTTTCACCCGCAAATGATCTACGGGCCGAAAGAAAGACTTTCGCATCGGGATCGCGAGCGAGCCAGCTAGCAAGCGATCTAGCGAGCGGTACGCACATCTAATTACCGCACTCGAAATGTGATTAGAAATCAGTTCTCGTCGCCGAAAAGAATTGAGAGAGTGCCGCAGCACTCGGCAGAATTTTCGTAGTACCATAGTACAATACTTTCACAATCACTCGAATTCAAGTTCACGGCGAGGTTTGCAAGGGTTTCGGCAGTGATTAGAACTTGATATGTACgaatatgtttgtatatatacatgtatgtatatatgtattcccCGATTCAGTACTAATCGGTGACGCCGCGTTGATAACTAATACGAAAAGGCGTACGATCTATTGAGTTCATAGTGAATCGTGCGTGGATCGCACGCACGGGAAAActaaattttgatttcttcGTTTCTGTGTCAATGAACCCATTTGAACTAAATTCTCTTTTATgatttttctggctttttttTACCCCCTgatttcttgtgttttttattgGGAGCTTTCGGCCACGCCGGTGCGTGCGGCGTTATCTCAAAAAGTCTGTTGCGTAGGCCGATTCGAATGCgtttagaaaagaaaagttatGGGCGAGCGCGCCCCTCTTTTGGCCTGATTAGAAACCCGTCGAAATCAGTCCTAATCAGCTGGGAATTAACATATACTTAGATATATTTGTGTGGATAACGTATGTAGATTCATAGATGAAATTAATTACGACTGTAATAGAAATTGATAGTTTAGTTTGAGTGTAAGTATTCCATCGTAAGTTTCAAGACTATATCTCATAAATAACATTAGCAGAATAGTAATATAGGTTTGCTTAGATACATAGTTTTGTAGTTTCTTTATAAAGTTTAGTTAGAATGGATTCATATGTTCGTTTTATAGAGCAATAACCTTACAAGACTGAAGTTTTTTCTTAAATGATATAAATGAGATATTGATTAAATTAGAGATTCATTCAGATTCAGAGATGTCATCTTGGACTGTATGTACCCTACTATATATTGTTGTCATCTGGCGCTGATAAGGATCCCCGACCGGGATGAACCTTCTGAAAAAATCCCCGTTGAGTTGATAAGAAACAATGGGATGCCAAGTAGAAGTCCCCGCTGAGGTGAATCCCTTTGAAAAGCTCATTGCTCCTATAAAATCGCATGGCACTTCTATGCTCACCATCACTCCGATTTCAACAATTAGCCAGTAAAGATGTTCTCCAACAAGTGCGGAATACTGTTCCTCGTGGCCTGCTGCCTGGTCAGCCTAGTGGCCTCCTATCGTCAACCATATACCGAGGAGTTCCAGACCAGTCCGGATCAGCTGCTCCAAGTGGCTCCCTTGGTACGCCGTGCTCGATCGCCTGAGGGAGGTTCCGTGGTCGTAACCGCCAGCAAGGACCACCAAGTGGGTCGGGAGGCCAGTGTTCAGTACAACCACAATCTGTACAGTAGTGgcgatgggcgtggcagcatcGACGCCTACGCCCAGGCCAGTCGGAATTTCGACTTTAATCGGAACAACTACGAAGGCGGCATTCGGGGCACCTGGCATTTCTGAGCGGGAACAGAAGTATTAAATTGGTTACAACTTGATTCATGTGAATAAATACATGTGTTTACCCAAgcgtgctgttgttgttttcccatTAGTGACGAATCCTCCACGGCGGATCCCATCGAAGCCCAAAGATCTTTGCGCCTGACCAAAACAAACAGTAGCCGCTGCATCGGCTATTTACCCAAAGTAACTCAACTGAAGAAACAACATCAGGGGGCAGGCAATTCATCAGACTGAAGTGGAACATACTCTTTATAATTATGAGGGCATCCAAAATCTTTAGAAACTGCAAAGAAGCGATTGGAAATCCTTTCCAAATCAGTAAAGTTAGAAAATAGATTGATTTTTCATTCACATTTCATTGTCTAACAATTAgtatcttttttaattatgcaaacagTTTTTCCTACAAACGATAGCATAGATATGGCCAGTTCCCAAGTCCGTTACAAGTTGAATGGATGCGTTCGGCATGCTCCTTGTGAAGTGTATGCCAAGAAGTACTAAAAGTCATGAGTCGTCGTCGGGGTCAATGGACTTTTCCTTCGCTGCTGGCGTCGTCGTTGTGTAACCAATAAAAATTGATTCTGTTGCGTGTGCCCTGCGGCCGACGGGGGCGGGGCAGGAAGGGGCGGCGAATTACGCACACTGCAACAAACTCACACACCCGTACAGAGCGGAGGGTCTGTGAATGCAATTGGGGTTGCTGCATTTATCGCTCGATTTCTTGGGGAACTCTTTTGTGAGAGCCCGTactatatctatgtatatatgtatatgtatctgctCGGTATTTGggtgtgtacatatatacgtatatgtgTGAAGATGACTAAGGGTAATTACTTTCGCTTTCCGTTTGCTCAGCtggcaaatcaataaaaccGGGCAACGCAAGTCAAGAATACGTTAAATGCTTGACCCCCTTGCACATTTTTCGGGAAAGCCTCGTCGGCCTTTGCCGTGGCAACAAAGGCGTCGTTAATGAAAAGCcacgaaaaaggaaaagcaatgCCTGGAAAATgactttccattttcatttaacaATAAGCAATCAATTGCAAGTTCATGGCACAGCTAACGATCTATTAGAAGAAAGTAAAAACAAGCAACGAAACCCATGCGAGGCAGAAACAAAAGACCAAAACCGACGAAAAGCGACGCCTACACAGGTACGCCAGGTGAGTTGAGTCCAGGTGAGTTTCCAGGTGAGTGCAGCTGTcagctgttgcagttgcagttgctgtcgctgctgccgccgctgctgctgctgctgccaatcAGTGCGAGCGGGATGGCGATGAGGAGACGGAGACGCAGTCGCAGTCTCAGCCTCAGCCTCTCGACTCGActggttttcattttggcttGGAAAAACCACACATTGGCATTGCCCCGTTGCCATTTTTAGTGGCAAAAACTGACTGCATCAtaatgaaagtgaaatgcatTGCGCAGATGGCGACGGCGATGGCGATGTCAGTTACCAGATGCAACACCGCCAGGCGGTGCAAGTAAGTCAAGTGCAGCAGTGCAGCAGCGCCAACTGCCGTTGTTGCAACATGAAGTGCCAACTGAAAAACGCACAGCGGATTCGATTCAATTGGATTGGATCGTATCGCTGCGGATTGGAATGTGCGCGCGTCACCGAcatctccatttccatctgCATCGCCAACTGAATTCGGCACCATTCAGTTAATTGGCTAAATGCGAAAAGCGCTAGGCAAAGCACACACTTTGCATGCACCgcaagaaattcaaaataataaactggAAAGAAATCAATCCTTACGCAAATGTAAGAAATGacagtaataataaataatgaaacatTATGCAacttaaaattcaaaagaTAAAGttacaaattcaaaattatataaaaatattgaacatATAACTTCAGGTTGCAAGATAAAGTAACCTATGATCCAGAAGTTGCATTATTTCTTTCGGTGTATGCTCTGGTTAAATTATGTCAACATGCATGTACATACAGCAACAAAAGGCGAGAAGGTATGTACAAGTAGCGCACAATGTACGATGTACAATGTACAGTGAACAACGTACATGAGTATGCCTCCATTTATAGCCAGTGTTCAATGTCAGATCGCCGCCGAAGGTCGTTGTCGGATGCAGTGCGCGGTTTTCATCTGGTTTCTTCGCATGGATGTttatctgcatctgcagcatGAATATGCAGccgtaaatgtatctgtatctgcatctgcatctccaTCGCAAACTCGtttccatgtgtgtgtgtggagttcTGGACGAGTGTAATTGATTCCAATAGCATGGAAAACTTGACATTGAGACAAACAATTCGCATTGTGGTAGGACCACGACAACTCGACATTAAGCACGCATGCTGACAGCAGGCAAAGTGTAGATACTACAAATCAGAGAACAAGAATGAAGATTTACTAGCAGTTGTTTACTTCTTGGAAGCCTGCAACAATGGTAAATTCTACGGATTTACACAACTTCAATTACCAACAGTGAGAATCGTTGATACCCTCTTAAGAAATtgggtaataaaatatttaaaaaaatatataaaaatggcataCACAAAAATTCCAACtataattgtataattaaCTCACCTTCCGTGGATGCAGTTTCTCTGGCATATTTTAGGCGCATGCTCGACTCAATCAAGTCACAATAAATTAACCTCTATTTGTAAGCCAAGTGAATAATGCGAATAGCTAACAAACAGACAGCTGAACACAATGCAACATcaattcactttttttttttttttttggtcacaTTTCACTGATTTTGAAAGTGAACGTTGTggcaggcggcggcggcaactGGCGGAATCACGATTTTGTGGGCAGCGCAAATCTCTCCATCTCCCTCGTCAGTGGTACAGTGGACACGTCGTATGGTGGATAggtgtttaatttaattttctattcaAATGAACTAAGTAGATAATAGAGTTAAAGGAATCTCGCAAGTGTGAGTTGTTATTAAAGCTGGATTTATTTCGAATGATTTTCGAGTTGAATAGACAAAGTAGAA
It contains:
- the LOC6738470 gene encoding uncharacterized protein LOC6738470, which translates into the protein MFSNKCGILFLVACCLVSLVASYRQPYTEEFQTSPDQLLQVAPLVRRARSPEGGSVVVTASKDHQVGREASVQYNHNLYSSGDGRGSIDAYAQASRNFDFNRNNYEGGIRGTWHF